From Alosa sapidissima isolate fAloSap1 chromosome 7, fAloSap1.pri, whole genome shotgun sequence, the proteins below share one genomic window:
- the LOC121713303 gene encoding tumor necrosis factor receptor superfamily member 14-like → MLKTTAPQSEESMVKLVITAVILLLTVSGVSTGCAPTEYLTGQKCCPMCRPGFCVQRHCTEFFSTECVLCPSSFYTDTLNNLESCSPCTVCDSSKSRQSAGLRVKRACSSTSDTLCEPLEGHYCTDPIKDGCRGAVEHTKCSSGRYIKQPG, encoded by the exons ATGTTGAAGACGACTGCACCCCAATCAGAGGAGAGCATGGTGAAGCTGGTGATTACTGCTGTGATCCTCCTCCTGACTGTGTCTGGGGTCTCTACTGGCTGTGCCCCAACTGAGTACCTCACAGGACAGAAGTGCTGCCCCATGTGTAGACCTG GTTTTTGTGTGCAAAGACACTGCACAGAGTTCTTCAGCACAGAATGTGTTCTGTGTCCGTCATCATTctacactgacacactcaaTAATCTGGAGTCTTGCAGTCCCTGTACAGTTTGTGACTCCAGTAAGTCAAGGCAAA GTGCCGGTCTAAGAGTGAAGAGGGCCTGCAGCTCCACCTCAGACACACTCTGTGAGCCTCTGGAAGGTCACTACTGTACTGACCCAATCAAAGATGGCTGCAGAGGAGCTGTGGAACACACAAAGTGCTCATCAGGACGGTACATTAAACAGCCAGGTTAG